Proteins from a single region of Budorcas taxicolor isolate Tak-1 chromosome 11, Takin1.1, whole genome shotgun sequence:
- the ABT1 gene encoding activator of basal transcription 1, whose protein sequence is MEVEGLEPGAAELGPLEGSDQKLEAEEEQEESEEAAGGSKKRVVPGIVYLGHIPPRFRPLHVRNLLSAYGEVGRVFFQAEDGFVRRKKKAAAASTAGGKKLSKYSKDYTEGWVEFRDKRVAKRVAASLHNTPMGSRRRSPFRYDLWNLKYLHRFTWSHLSEHLAFERQVRRQRLRAEVAQAKRETDFYLRSVERGQRFLAADGDSTRPNGSWAFAQRPTEQELRARKAARPGGRERARLANAQDQARSNRGLLAKIFGAPTPSESRGDSSPVRNS, encoded by the exons ATGGAGGTAGAGGGTTTGGAGCCGGGCGCCGCAGAGCTGGGGCCTCTGGAAGGGAGTGACCAGAAactggaggcagaggaggaacAGGAGGAATCTGAAGAGGCGGCTGGTGGCAGCAAGAAACGGGTAGTGCCGGGCATTGTGTACCTGGGCCACATCCCGCCCCGCTTTAGGCCTTTACACGTACGGAACCTTCTCAGCGCCTACGGGGAGGTCGGGCGTGTTTTTTTCCAGGCTGAGG ACGGGTTCGTGAGGCGCAAGAAGAAGGCAGCAGCTGCCTCCACCGCCGGAGGGAAAAAGCTGTCCAAGTACAGCAAGGACTACACGGAGGGCTGGGTGGAGTTCCGGGACAAGCGAGTAGCCAAGCGTGTGGCGGCCAGTCTTCACAACACGCCCATGGGCTCTCGCAGGCGCAGCCCCTTCCGTTATGACCTGTGGAACCTCAAG TACCTGCACCGTTTTACCTGGTCCCACCTCAGCGAGCATCTTGCTTTTGAGCGCCAGGTGCGCAGGCAGCGTCTGAGGGCTGAGGTTGCCCAGGCCAAGCGTGAGACTGACTTCTATCTTCGAAGTGTGGAGCGCGGACAGCGTTTTCTTGCGGCTGATGGGGACTCTACCCGCCCGAATGGTTCCTGGGCCTTTGCCCAGCGTCCTACTGAGCAGGAGCTAAGGGCCCGGAAGGCAGCTCGGCCAGGGGGACGTGAACGAGCTCGCCTGGCTAACGCTCAGGACCAGGCCCGCTCCAACCGAGGGCTTCTTGCCAAGATCTTTGGAGCCCCTACACCCTCAGAGAGCAGGGGGGACTCCTCACCCGTCAGGAACTCTTGA